The proteins below come from a single Vicugna pacos chromosome 13, VicPac4, whole genome shotgun sequence genomic window:
- the STK40 gene encoding serine/threonine-protein kinase 40 isoform X1 yields MTSNRSISSSSTCSELRMKRRASDRGAGETSARAKALGSGISGNNAKRAGPFILGPRLGNSPVPSIVQCLARKDGTDDFYQLKILTLEERGDQGIESQEERQGKMLLHTEYSLLSLLHTQDGVVHHHGLFQDRTCEIVEDTESNRMVKKMKKRICLVLDCLCAHDFSDKTADLINLQHYVIKEKRLSERETVVIFYDVVRVVEALHQKNIVHRDLKLGNMVLNKRTHRITITNFCLGKHLVSEGDLLKDQRGSPAYISPDVLSGRPYRGKPSDMWALGVVLFTMLYGQFPFYDSIPQELFRKIKAAEYTIPEDGRVSENTVCLIRKLLVLDPQQRLAAADVLEALSAIIASWQSLSSLSGPLQVVPDIDDQMSNADSSQEAKVTEECSQYEFENYMRQQLLLAEEKSSIHEARSWVPKRQLGSVPPVRRLGHDAQPMNPLDAAILAQRYLRK; encoded by the exons AGCTGAGAATGAAGCGGAGAGCATCagacagaggagctggggaaacgTCTGCCAGGGCCAAGGCTCTaggaagtgggatttctggaaaTAATGCAAAGAGAGCTGGACCGTTCATCCTGG GTCCCCGTCTGGGCAACTCACCGGTGCCAAGCATCGTGCAGTGTTTGGCCAGGAAAGATGGCACAGATGATTTCTATCAGCTGAAG ATCCTTACCCTTGAGGAGAGGGGCGACCAAGGGATAGAAAGCCAGGAGGAGAGGCAAGGCAAGATGCTGTTACACACCGAGTActccctgctctccctcctccacacGCAGGACGGCGTGGTTCACCACCACGGGCTCTTCCAG GACCGCACCTGTGAAATTGTTGAGGACACAGAATCCAACCGAATGGTTAAGAAGATGAAGAAGCGCATCTGCCTGGTCCTAGACTGCCTCTGCGCGCACGACTTCAGCGACAAGACCGCCGACCTGATCAACCTGCAGCACTACGTCATCAAGGAGAAGAGGCTGAGCGAGCGGGAGACCGTGGTCATCTTCTACGACGTGGTGCGCGTGGTGGAGGCCCTGCACCAG AAAAATATTGTGCACAGAGACCTGAAGCTTGGGAACATGGTGCTCAACAAGAG GACACATCGGATAACCATCACCAACTTCTGCCTCGGGAAGCATCTTGTGAGTGAAGGGGACCTGCTGAAGGACCAGAGGGGGAGCCCCGCCTACATCAGCCCAGACGTACTCAGCG GCCGGCCGTACCGGGGCAAGCCGAGCGACATGTGGGCCCTGGGCGTGGTGCTCTTCACCATGCTCTATGGCCAGTTCCCCTTCTACGACAGCATCCCACAGGAGCTCTTCCGCAAGATCAAGGCCGCTGAGTACACCATCCCTGA GGATGGGCGGGTTTCTGAAAACACCGTGTGTCTCATCCGGAAACTGCTGGTCCTCGACCCCCAACAGCGCCTGGCTGCCGCCGACGTCCTGGAGGCCCTCAGTGCCATCATTGCATCGTG GCAGTCCTTGTCATCTCTGAGCGGGCCTTTGCAGGTGGTTCCCGACATCGACGACCAAATGAGCAACGCAGACAGCTCCCAGGAG GCGAAGGTGACGGAGGAGTGCTCCCAGTACGAGTTTGAGAACTACATGCGGCAGCAGCTGCTGCTGGCCGAGGAGAAGAGCTCCATCCACGAGGCCCGCAGCTGGGTCCCCAAGCGGCAGTTGGGCAGCGTGCCGCCGGTGCGACGGCTGGGCCACGATGCACAGCCCATGAACCCCCTGGACGCAGCCATCCTGGCGCAGCGCTACCTGCGGAAATAG
- the STK40 gene encoding serine/threonine-protein kinase 40 isoform X2 encodes MKRRASDRGAGETSARAKALGSGISGNNAKRAGPFILGPRLGNSPVPSIVQCLARKDGTDDFYQLKILTLEERGDQGIESQEERQGKMLLHTEYSLLSLLHTQDGVVHHHGLFQDRTCEIVEDTESNRMVKKMKKRICLVLDCLCAHDFSDKTADLINLQHYVIKEKRLSERETVVIFYDVVRVVEALHQKNIVHRDLKLGNMVLNKRTHRITITNFCLGKHLVSEGDLLKDQRGSPAYISPDVLSGRPYRGKPSDMWALGVVLFTMLYGQFPFYDSIPQELFRKIKAAEYTIPEDGRVSENTVCLIRKLLVLDPQQRLAAADVLEALSAIIASWQSLSSLSGPLQVVPDIDDQMSNADSSQEAKVTEECSQYEFENYMRQQLLLAEEKSSIHEARSWVPKRQLGSVPPVRRLGHDAQPMNPLDAAILAQRYLRK; translated from the exons ATGAAGCGGAGAGCATCagacagaggagctggggaaacgTCTGCCAGGGCCAAGGCTCTaggaagtgggatttctggaaaTAATGCAAAGAGAGCTGGACCGTTCATCCTGG GTCCCCGTCTGGGCAACTCACCGGTGCCAAGCATCGTGCAGTGTTTGGCCAGGAAAGATGGCACAGATGATTTCTATCAGCTGAAG ATCCTTACCCTTGAGGAGAGGGGCGACCAAGGGATAGAAAGCCAGGAGGAGAGGCAAGGCAAGATGCTGTTACACACCGAGTActccctgctctccctcctccacacGCAGGACGGCGTGGTTCACCACCACGGGCTCTTCCAG GACCGCACCTGTGAAATTGTTGAGGACACAGAATCCAACCGAATGGTTAAGAAGATGAAGAAGCGCATCTGCCTGGTCCTAGACTGCCTCTGCGCGCACGACTTCAGCGACAAGACCGCCGACCTGATCAACCTGCAGCACTACGTCATCAAGGAGAAGAGGCTGAGCGAGCGGGAGACCGTGGTCATCTTCTACGACGTGGTGCGCGTGGTGGAGGCCCTGCACCAG AAAAATATTGTGCACAGAGACCTGAAGCTTGGGAACATGGTGCTCAACAAGAG GACACATCGGATAACCATCACCAACTTCTGCCTCGGGAAGCATCTTGTGAGTGAAGGGGACCTGCTGAAGGACCAGAGGGGGAGCCCCGCCTACATCAGCCCAGACGTACTCAGCG GCCGGCCGTACCGGGGCAAGCCGAGCGACATGTGGGCCCTGGGCGTGGTGCTCTTCACCATGCTCTATGGCCAGTTCCCCTTCTACGACAGCATCCCACAGGAGCTCTTCCGCAAGATCAAGGCCGCTGAGTACACCATCCCTGA GGATGGGCGGGTTTCTGAAAACACCGTGTGTCTCATCCGGAAACTGCTGGTCCTCGACCCCCAACAGCGCCTGGCTGCCGCCGACGTCCTGGAGGCCCTCAGTGCCATCATTGCATCGTG GCAGTCCTTGTCATCTCTGAGCGGGCCTTTGCAGGTGGTTCCCGACATCGACGACCAAATGAGCAACGCAGACAGCTCCCAGGAG GCGAAGGTGACGGAGGAGTGCTCCCAGTACGAGTTTGAGAACTACATGCGGCAGCAGCTGCTGCTGGCCGAGGAGAAGAGCTCCATCCACGAGGCCCGCAGCTGGGTCCCCAAGCGGCAGTTGGGCAGCGTGCCGCCGGTGCGACGGCTGGGCCACGATGCACAGCCCATGAACCCCCTGGACGCAGCCATCCTGGCGCAGCGCTACCTGCGGAAATAG